From one Solanum stenotomum isolate F172 chromosome 12, ASM1918654v1, whole genome shotgun sequence genomic stretch:
- the LOC125849483 gene encoding protein SWEETIE isoform X2 has protein sequence MAKNFVRDDVPLSRFGVLVAQLESIVASASHKSPDALLCFDLLSDLISAIAEESKDSILLCQRKCEDALYSLLVLGARKPVRHLASVAMARIIQKGDSISIYSRASSLQGFLSDGKKSEPQRIAGAAECLGELYRYFGRRITSGLLETTTIVTKLLKFNEDFVREEALQMLQNALEGSGGGAAASAYTDAFRIIMRTGIVDKSSIVRVAAARCLKALASIGGPGLGVGELDNASSSCVRALEDPISSVRDAFAEALGALLGLGMNPDAQVQPRGKSHFTPKKLDGGLERHLTLPFVKASGPRAKVLRVGLTLSWVSFLQAIRLKYLHPDTELENYIFLVMDMLRADSLFDAQALACILYILRVGITDQMSEPTQRGLLVILGKQLQSPDATPSMRVASLRTMSYALKTLGEVPAEFKDVLDNTVVPAVSHHAPLVRVEAALTLRALAEVDPTCIGGLISYAITMLGAVRDNISFEKGTNLKYELECLDGQAAVLAALVSISPNLPLGYPSRLPRSVLELSKKMIMESSRNPMAAAVEKEAGWMLLSSLLACMPKEELEDQVFDILSLWASAFQGNPERHINETKDLQSNISVWSAAVDALTAFIKSFVSSGAMNKGILLEPVLLYLSRALSYILLLAAKDQMTFKQASDIFIIKTLIAYQSISDPTVYRRDHARLIQICATPYREASKCEESSCLRMLLDKRDAWLGPWNPGRDLFEDELRSFQGGKDGLVPCVWANDLPSFPKPETISKMLVNQKLLCVGNIFASEDVGGMLSLLEMVEQCLRAGKKQAWHATSVTNICVGLLSGLKALLALRPEPLPLEVLGLAQSIFQNILAEGDICASQRRASSEGLGLLARLGNDVFTARLTRVLLGDINSAVDSNYAGSVALSLGCIHRSAGGIALSSLVPATVNSFSSLAKSSNTGLQIWSLHGLLLTVEAAGLSYVSHVQATLSLAMDILLSNEIGSTNLHQAVGRLINAIVAVLGPELSPGSIFFSRCKSVIAEVSSRQETATLYENVRFTQQLVLFAPQAVTVHHNVQTLLPTLSSRQPTLRRLALSTLRHLIEKDPGSIMNEHIEDTLFHMLDEETDAEIGSLARTTVMRLLYASCPSRPSQWLSICRNMILSSSSRVLSTSDSSLNDSSSGLDGNTRLNTGDDDENMVSSSQNRNFQGYGNSHSIVYPPRDKHLRYRTRVFAAECLSHLPAAVGKNPVHFDIALARQQPASGSTSGDWLVLQLQELVSLAYQISTIQFENMRPVGVTLLSTIIDKFGTLDPELPGHLLLEQYQAQLVSAVRTALDSSSGPVLLEAGLQLATKILTCKIVSRDQLAVKRIFSLISRPLNEFNDLYYPSFAEWVSCKIKVRLLTAHASLKCYTFAFLKNQQKEITDEYLALLPLFSESSKILGIYWLCLLKDYSYIRTQSFPKENWKPFLDGIQSTLVSTKLLACLEEAWPLIVQAVALDAVPLNTYIKGSSETEEQSITDLISGYNMVELGSEEFQFLWGFALLLLFQGQDSVLGESRLHIGSVNTILSGGCVSDEVKSIALELCEVALPVFQVLLAERFFNVGFLTMDSCQELLQVCFFSIFVEDTWDNFAISILSQIVQNCPLDFLKTESFVYLVSELYLALLFKSFTSATSQYHLSWDDIVSVLLTTAPTLLKQYEPKMGLKSILAFHLVGYQCIERASTEVSLSRVHDFVQCLTSVMKTYVTDISELGNDSIGYLMTITRTCLTASVILAENCTKGIHQLENKRSNLHKLLLLKLALSLEQTTSFAKLAFEIQLLEENQGCKPVFYGMICNATRCFRSALTDADIQVQAIGLQILKGVLTRKINSEYSFFVFFVGELVEDLGSVIQKLFKTPMNREVVAIAGECLKVLMLLQTLSRTNECQKCLMNLFLEAVLLFTTSENSSQEARDLKITTIKLVTQLAQLPDSSACIKEVLLTMPMMRRQQLQDIIRASVMQDQNQKQVNSTGPSFIIKLPAKIEESRKEEIIVPAPCSEEVEDNSEEEEEDDWDTFQSFPSTNEVDPTKTAFQDSRSIENTISDDGFKGEFISVPQDEVEETTATISDGGLEGETISIPEDEVGEITAENQMASDDETLSGNADSSNQTQDLNGSQDGFHDDKLSDAHHMEKDRAVLRHGDVILPDSQSEVGKGPETCENLEVQKRTGGNLSSEVGEHAEDVKAHGSSYEDHQRSREESSETNEGALPNIQSTEIQSMPLDDRNEDMKEQITLDDHHEDEEMRDITSIKDHQEGKDLKDTTSLEDHHEEKDLKDITSLKNHREKRKTDNEDQPSDIDLSEQSPKKLEQTTLDDHHEEKDMRDITSVKDHYEEKDMKDMTSLEDYHEERKTENEDLCSDIDLSERSPKNLEQTTLDHHEERNAENKDQRSNIELAEQSPKNLEGDELVHLDKK, from the exons ATGGCGAAGAATTTCGTTAGAGATGACGTTCCACTATCAAGATTTGGAGTCTTGGTGGCGCAGTTGGAATCAATAGTCGCATCAGCGTCTCACAAGTCTCCCGACGCTCTCCTCTGTTTTGATCTTCTTTCTGATCTCATATCCGCCATTGCCGAAGAGTCTAAG gaTTCTATACTGCTGTGTCAAAGGAAATGTGAGGATGCACTTTATTCTCTACTTGTGCTAGGCGCAAGGAAACCGGTCCGTCATTTGGCCTCAGTGGCAATGGCAAGGATTATACAAAAAGGTGACAGTATTTCAATATACTCCAGGGCTAGCAGTTTGCAGGGATTTCTCTCTGATGGAAAGAAGAGCGAGCCTCAACGAATCGCGG GTGCTGCCGAGTGCTTGGGAGAATTGTATCGCTATTTTGGGAGACGAATCACTTCAGGCTTACTTGAAACAACCACGATTGTCACAAAACTGCTGAAGTTCAATGAG GACTTTGTTAGAGAAGAGGCTTTACAGATGCTTCAAAATGCTTTGGAAGGCTCTGGTGGAGGTGCTGCTGCCTCAGCATATACTGATGCATTTCGTATCATTATGCGAACTGGGATCGTGGACAAATCATCTATTGTTAGAGTAGCTGCAGCTAGATGTCTAAAAGCATTGGCGAGCATCGGAGGGCCAGGATTAGGGGTTGGAGAACTTGATAatgcttcttcttcttgtgtCAGG GCCCTTGAAGATCCTATATCGTCCGTAAGGGATGCATTCGCCGAAGCTTTGGGAGCATTGCTTGGTCTTGGGATGAATCCTGATGCACAG GTACAACCAAGGGGAAAAAGTCATTTTACTCCCAAGAAACTTGATGGGGGTTTAGAGAGACACTTAACTTTGCCATTTGTAAAAG CTAGTGGGCCTCGGGCGAAAGTTCTGCGAGTTGGCCTAACCTTGTCGTGGGTTTCCTTTCTCCAG GCAATCCGCTTGAAGTACCTTCACCCTGATACTGAGCTTGAAAATTACATCTTTCTAGTGATGGACATGCTTCGTGCTGATAGTTTGTTTGATGCTCAAGCACTG GCCTGCATTTTATACATCCTTCGAGTGGGCATAACTGATCAAATGAGCGAACCTACTCAGAGAGGCCTGTTGGTTATTTTGGGCAAACAG CTTCAATCTCCTGATGCTACTCCTTCCATGCGAGTTGCTTCTTTGCGGACCATGTCATATGCTTTGAAAACTCTAGGGGAG GTTCCCGCTGAATTTAAGGATGTTCTTGATAACACAGTTGTTCCTGCAGTTTCCCATCATGCACCATTG GTGCGTGTTGAGGCTGCTTTGACCTTGCGTGCATTAGCTGAGGTTGATCCTACATGTATTGGTGGTTTGATTTCTTATGCAATAACAATGCTTGGAGCAGTTAGAGATAATATTTCATTTGAAAAG GGAACTAATCTAAAGTATGAGCTGGAGTGTCTAGATGGTCAGGCTGCAGTTTTGGCAGCTTTGGTGTCTATTTCTCCAAACTTACCTCTTGGTTATCCATCTCG GTTGCCCAGATCAGTACTTGAACTGTCTAAGAAAATGATAATGGAATCAAGTCGGAATCCTATGGCAGCAGCTGTTGAAAAGGAGGCTGGGTGGATGCTCTTGTCCTCACTGCTTGCGTGCATGCCAAAAGAG GAACTTGAGGATCAAGTTTTTGATATTCTTTCTTTATGGGCTTCTGCATTCCAAGGAAATCCAGAACGCCATATCAATGAAACAAAGGATCTCCAATCTAACATAAG TGTATGGTCTGCTGCAGTGGATGCATTGACAGCATTCATAAAGAGTTTTGTCTCTTCTGGTGCTATGAACAAGGGGATCTTACTTGAACCAGTTTTGCTATACCTTAGTAG GGCTTTATCATATATATTGCTGTTGGCAGCCAAAGACCAAATGACTTTCAAACAGGCATCAGACATATTTATCATCAAGACACTAATAGCCTATCAGTCGATTTCAGATCCAACTGTATATCGAAGAGACCATGCCCGTCTTATTCAGATATGTGCAACTCCTTATAG GGAAGCGTCCAAATGTGAGGAAAGTTCATGCTTGAGGATGCTGTTAGACAAAAGAGACGCTTGGCTGGGTCCTTGGAACCCTGGCAG GGATTTGTTCGAGGATGAACTTCGCTCATTTCAAGGTGGAAAAGATGGTCTGGTACCATGTGTATGGGCTAACGACCTTCCGAGCTTTCCTAAG CCGGAGACTATAAGCAAAATGTTAGTAAATCAGAAGCTCCTCTGTGTTGGCAACATATTTGCTTCTGAG GATGTTGGGGGAATGCTCTCACTCCTAGAAATGGTTGAGCAGTGTCTGAGAGCTGGAAAGAAACAAGCTTGGCATGCTACCAGTGTTACAAACATATGTGTGGGCCTGCTATCTGGCCTGAAG GCCTTGCTTGCTTTACGTCCTGAACCCTTACCATTGGAAGTACTTGGTTTGGCACAGTCTATATTTCAG AACATTCTGGCTGAGGGTGACATCTGTGCTTCACAACGCAGAGCATCATCTGAAGGACTTGGTCTATTAGCTCGTCTTGGAAATGATGTGTTTACTGCCAGATTG ACAAGAGTTCTCCTTGGTGATATAAATTCAGCTGTAGATTCAAACTATGCTGGTTCAGTTGCACTGTCACTTGGTTGCATTCATCGCAG CGCAGGGGGGATTGCATTGTCAAGCTTGGTTCCTGCTACTGTtaattcattttcttctctGGCTAAAAGTTCAAACACTGGCTTACAAATTTGGTCTTTGCATGGTCTACTGTTGACTGTGGAGGCGGCTGGATTATCCTATGTTTCTCATGTTCAG GCGACACTTAGCCTTGCCATGGATATTCTGTTGTCAAATGAGATTGGTTCGACTAACCTGCATCAGGCAGTGGGCCGCCTTATAAATGCTATTGTTGCTGTCCTTGGTCCTGAACTTTCCCCTGGCAGCATTTTTTTCTCGCGCTGCAAG TCTGTCATTGCAGAGGTCAGCTCTCGGCAAGAGACTGCAACACTTTATGA GAATGTTCGATTCACTCAGCAGCTAGTTCTTTTTGCACCACAAGCTGTTACTGTGCACCATAATGTGCAAACACTGCTCCCAACTCTATCCTCAAGACAG CCAACACTGCGACGTTTAGCTTTATCCACTCTGAGACATCTCATTGAAAAGGATCCA GGGTCCATTATGAATGAACATATAGAAGATACATTGTTCCATATGCTGGATGAGGAAACTGATGCTGA GATTGGAAGCTTAGCACGAACAACAGTTATGAGATTGCTTTATGCATCATGTCCATCACGGCCATCACAATGGCTATCAATTTGCCGCAACATG ATTCTTTCGTCATCCTCAAGAGTGCTCAGCACAAGTGACAGTTCACTAAATGATTCTTCAAGTGGTCTGGATGGTAACACTAGACTGAATACTGGGGATGATGATGAGAACATGGTGTCGAGCTCCCAAAACCGAAACTTTCAAGGTTATGGAAACAGTCATTCCATTGTCTATCCTCCTAGGGACAAGCACCTCAGATATCGAACAAGAGTTTTTGCTGCAGA GTGTTTGAGTCATCTTCCTGCAGCAGTTGGAAAGAATCCAGTGCATTTTGATATAGCATTGGCAAGACAGCAGCCTGCCAGTGGATCGACCTCTGGAGACTGGCTGGTTCTTCAATTGCAAGAACTAGTTTCCCTTGCTTATCAG ATCAGCACAATTCAGTTTGAGAACATGCGGCCAGTTGGTGTGACCCTATTGAGTACTATTATTGACAAG TTTGGAACATTGGACCCTGAGCTTCCTGGTCACCTTCTTCTGGAACAGTATCAG GCCCAATTGGTTTCTGCAGTTCGAACTGCATTGGACTCGTCCTCTGGCCCTGTCCTATTGGAAGCAGGCTTGCAGCTCGCCACAAAG ATATTGACATGTAAAATTGTTAGTCGGGATCAACTTGCTGTAAAACGGATATTTTCATTGATTTCACGTCCTCTAAATGAATTCAATGACCTTTACTATCCATCCTTTGCAGAATGGGTCTCGTGCAAG ATAAAAGTGAGACTCCTTACAGCACATGCCTCTCTGAAATGTTACACCTTTGCATTCttgaaaaatcaacaaaagGAGATTACTGATGAATATTTAGCTTTATTGCCTCTTTTCTCTGAGAGTTCAAAAATTCTTGGAATTTACTGGCTCTGTCTTCTGAAGGACTACAGCTATATTAGGACTCAGTCATTTCCTAAAGAAAAT TGGAAACCGTTTCTTGATGGGATTCAGTCTACACTAGTTTCAACTAAGTTGCTGGCATGTCTGGAAGAAGCTTGGCCACTGATCGTGCAAGCGGTGGCATTAGATGCAGTTCCTTTGAACACTTACATAAAAGGATCCTCAGAAACTGAAGAACAGTCTATTACAGACTTAATTTCGGGTTATAACATGGTTGAGTTGGGTTCAGaagaatttcaatttttgtgGGGCtttgctcttcttcttctatttcagGGGCAAGATTCAGTTCTTGGTGAATCTAGGCTACATATTGGCTCTGTCAATACCATATTAAGTGGTGGCTGTGTTAGTGATGAAGTAAAGTCAATTGCTTTGGAGTTGTGCGAAGTTGCTCTGCCTGTGTTTCAAGTCCTGTTAGCGGAGAGATTCTTTAATGTAGGATTTCTCACTATGGATTCCTGTCAAGAACTGCTGCAG GTTTgctttttctccatttttgttGAAGATACATGGGACAATTTTGCCATCTCTATTTTATCACAG ATTGTGCAGAACTGCCCCTTGGATTTCCTAAAGACCGAAAGTTTTGTGTATTTAGTATCAGAACTTTATTTGGCGCTTCTTTTTAAATCCTTCACAAG TGCAACTTCTCAATACCATTTAAGCTGGGATGATATTGTTTCTGTCTTACTTACCACAGCACCAACacttttaaaacaatatgaGCCAAAG ATGGGTTTGAAATCAATTTTGGCTTTTCATTTGGTTGGTTACCAGTGCATTGAAAGGGCTTCAACCGAAGTTTCCCTTTCAAGAGTTCATGATTTTGTCCAGTGTCTAACTTCTGTGATGAAAACATATGTTACTG ATATCTCTGAACTTGGAAATGACAGCATTGGTTACTTGATGACAATAACAAGAACTTGTCTGACTGCGAGTGTTATTTTGGCTGAGAATTGCACTAAAGGAATTCATCAGCTTGAGAATAAGAGGTCCAACTTACATAAACTGCTGCTGTTGAAGCTTGCTCTCTCTCTTGAACAGACTACTTCATTTGCTAAACTAGCTTTTGAAATTCAACttcttgaagaaaatcaaggatGTAAGCCAGTATTTTATGGCATGATATGCAATGCCACCCGGTGCTTCAGGAGTGCTCTTACTGATGCTGACATTCAG GTCCAAGCAATTGGGTTGCAAATACTGAAAGGCGTGCTAACAAGGAAAATCAATTCAGAGTACTCATTCTTCGTATTCTTTGTTGGGGAACTTGTTGAAGACCTTGGGTCTGTAATCCAGAAACTCTTTAAG ACACCTATGAACAGGGAAGTGGTGGCTATTGCTGGGGAGTGTTTGAAGGTTTTAATGCTTCTTCAGACACTTTCAAGAACTAATGAGTGTCAGAAATGCCTAATGAATCTGTTTTTGGAAGCTGTTCTCCTTTTTACAACGTCAGAGAATTCTTCTCAG GAAGCACGTGATTTGAAGATCACAACTATAAAATTGGTTACACAACTGGCTCAACTCCCTGACTCATCTGCTTGTATCAAGGAGGTTTTACTCACAATGCCCATGATGAGAAGACAACAATTGCAG GATATAATACGTGCTTCTGTGATGCAAGACCAGAACCAGAAACAAGTCAATTCCACTGGACCATCTTTTATTATCAAGTTGCCTGCAAAAATAGAGGAAAGTAGAAAAGAGGAAATTATTGTTCCAGCTCCTTGCAGTGAAGAGGTGGAGGACAATTccgaggaagaggaagaagatgatTGGGATACTTTTCAGTCTTTTCCTTCTACGAACGAAGTTGATCCTACTAAAACTGCGTTCCAGGATTCTCGCTCAATTGAAAACACAATTTCAGATGATGGCTTTAAGGGAGAATTCATTTCTGTACCACAGGATGAGGTAGAAGAAACTACTGCTACAATTTCAGATGGTGGCTTGGAGGGAGAAACTATTTCAATACCTGAGGATGAGGTAGGAGAAATTACTGCTGAAAATCAAATGGCTAGTGATGATGAGACTCTGTCAGGCAATGCAGATAGCAGCAACCAGACACAGGATCTTAATGGTTCCCAAGATGGCTTCCATGATGACAAGTTATCTGATGCTCACCACATGGAGAAGGATAGAGCAGTGTTACGCCATGGTGATGTGATCTTGCCTGATTCTCAGTCTGAGGTAGGAAAAGGCCCTGAAACATGTGAAAATCTGGAGGTCCAAAAGAGAACAGGCGGCAATTTGTCTTCTGAAGTGGGGGAACATGCTGAAGATGTAAAAGCACATGGTTCCTCTTATGAGGATCATCAAAGAAGTAGAGAGGAATCTAGTGAAACAAATGAAGGTGCTTTGCCGAATATTCAATCTACTGAAATACAAAGCATGCCACTTGATGACCGCAATGAAGACATGAAAGAACAAATTACACTTGATGATCACcatgaggatgaggaaatgagAGACATCACCTCAATCAAGGATCACCAGGAGGGGAAGGATTTGAAAGACACAACCTCACTCGAGGATCACCATGAGGAGAAGGATTTGAAAGACATAACCTCACTCAAGAATCACCGTGAGAAGAGAAAAACAGATAACGAAGACCAACCTTCTGATATAGATCTGTCTGAGCAGTCTCCTAAAAAGTTGGAACAAACTACACTTGATGATCACCATGAGGAGAAGGATATGAGAGACATAACCTCAGTCAAGGATCACTATGAGGAGAAGGATATGAAAGACATGACCTCACTCGAGGATTACCATGAGGAGAGAAAAACAGAAAACGAAGACCTATGTTCTGATATAGATTTGTCTGAGCGATCTCCTAAAAATTTGGAACAAACTACACTTGATCACCATGAAGAGAGAAATGCAGAAAACAAAGACCAGCGTTCTAATATAGAATTGGCCGAGCAGTCTCCTAAAAATTTAGAAGGTGACGAACTAGTCCACCTTGACAAAAAATGA